A window of Cryptomeria japonica chromosome 3, Sugi_1.0, whole genome shotgun sequence contains these coding sequences:
- the LOC131040320 gene encoding glucan endo-1,3-beta-glucosidase-like, producing MAARVGVCYGMLGNLPSPREVVELLKRHNIGKVRIFEAHHEALRALENTGIEVIVGVRNEELEKIAGNQAAANGWVKDNVGAFYPAANIKYISVGNEVLHYGNEKYVSYLVPAMRNIQTAVRNANLHKDIRVSTTHASSVLGNSYPPSQGEFRNDLKSTLRPLLNLLAENGSPFMANVYPYFSYAGNKAHISLDYALFKPSAPVVHDEGREYRNLFDAMVDALIAACERAGHPDLPLLVTESGWPSAGDDHDHEARAATVDNARVYNNNLIRHVSSNQGTPRRPGKPIHTYVFSLFNENLKPGPEIERHFGLFYPNKNPVYPVNFTPY from the exons ATGGCGGCCAGAG TTGGAGTGTGTTATGGAATGTTAGGGAATCTGCCCAGCCCGCGCGAGGTCGTAGAGTTGTTAAAGCGCCACAACATCGGAAAAGTGAGGATTTTCGAGGCACATCACGAAGCTCTGAGAGCCCTGGAAAACACAGGCATAGAAGTAATAGTGGGAGTGAGGAACGAGGAGCTTGAGAAGATAGCAGGCAACCAGGCGGCAGCCAACGGGTGGGTGAAGGACAACGTTGGCGCCTTCTACCCGGCGGCCAACATCAAATACATTTCAGTGGGAAACGAGGTGTTGCATTACGGAAACGAGAAATATGTCTCATATCTCGTCCCTGCAATGCGAAACATTCAGACCGCAGTCCGCAACGCCAATCTGCACAAGGATATAAGGGTGTCCACCACCCACGCCTCATCTGTGCTGGGGAATTCTTATCCGCCTTCGCAGGGAGAGTTCCGCAACGATCTCAAGAGCACACTCCGCCCCCTGCTGAACTTGTTGGCTGAGAACGGGTCTCCATTCATGGCGAATGTGTACCCTTATTTCAGCTATGCCGGCAACAAGGCCCACATATCCCTAGACTATGCGCTCTTCAAGCCCTCTGCCCCGGTGGTCCACGACGAAGGTCGTGAATACAGGAACTTGTTCGATGCCATGGTGGACGCTCTCATTGCCGCGTGTGAGAGAGCGGGACATCCAGACCTACCCCTGCTCGTTACAGAGAGTGGGTGGCCCTCTGCGGGAGATGATCATGATCATGAGGCCCGGGCGGCCACCGTGGACAACGCCAGGGTCTACAATAACAACCTCATCAGGCACGTCTCCTCCAACCAGGGAACGCCCAGGAGACCTGGAAAGCCCATCCACACCTACGTTTTCTCCTTGTTCAACGAGAATTTGAAGCCCGGACCAGAGATCGAGCGCCATTTCGGCCTCTTCTATCCCAATAAAAATCCAGTTTACCCCGTCAACTTCACTCCCTACTAG